In one Fundulus heteroclitus isolate FHET01 chromosome 3, MU-UCD_Fhet_4.1, whole genome shotgun sequence genomic region, the following are encoded:
- the mrps12 gene encoding 28S ribosomal protein S12, mitochondrial, whose translation MSSFWSLRPALAMLMQASRVPSWTGPLLSRTMATLNQMHRQGKPKVPPKALGATFGRPQLKAVILKTMIRKPKKPNSANRKCARVRLSNGKEAVVFIPGEGHNLQEHNVVLVQGGRTQDLPGVKLTVVRGKYDCAHVVKKKQ comes from the exons ATGTCGTCCTTCTGGAGCCTGAGACCAGCGCTGGCCATGCTGATGCAAG CATCCCGGGTCCCCTCCTGGACGGGCCCCCTCCTCTCCAGAACCATGGCCACTCTCAACCAGATGCACCGGCAGGGGAAGCCCAAAGTCCCCCCTAAGGCTTTGGGCGCCACCTTCGGCCGGCCGCAGCTCAAAGCCGTCATCCTGAAGACGATGATCCGGAAACCCAAGAAGCCCAACTCGGCCAACAGGAAGTGCGCTCGGGTGCGTCTCTCCAACGGGAAGGAGGCGGTGGTGTTCATCCCGGGGGAGGGACACAACCTGCAGGAGCACAACGTGGTTCTGGTGCAGGGAGGACGGACCCAGGACCTTCCTGGAGTCAAGCTGACTGTGGTTAGAGGCAAATATGACTGTGCTCACGTGGTGAAGAAGAAGCAGTAG